ATGGTCCCTTGAGCTGTATCAGGGGACTGGTGGGGCTCGATCGGCTACGATCCCGTCCATGTGCAACCTCTACAGCAGTTCCCGCTCCCAGGATGAGATCCGGCGCACCTTCGCGGTCGATCGCGACGAGACCGGCAACCTGCCATCGCTGCCCGGCATCTTTCCGGACCAGATGGCGCCCGTCATTCACGCCTCTGACGGTGAGCGGGTACTGACTATGATGCGCTGGGGCTTCCCACCGCCCCCGAAGCTTGGCACGCAGCCGGTCACCAACGTGCGCAACGTCGCCTCGCCCTACTGGCGACCCTGGCTCAAGCCGGCCCACCGCTGCCTCGTGCCGGTGACCTCGTTCAGCGAGTACGCCGACACCAAGCCCCGTAAGACGCCGGTGTGGTTTGCCCTTGACGAGAGCCGGCCGCTGTTCGCCTTCGCGGGGATCTGGCGACCCTGGACGGGCGTGCGTGGACCGAAGCGGGACGAGCCCGTGCCGGAGGAGCACCGGCTGTTCTCGTTCCTGACGACGGAGGCCAACGGGATAGTCGGTCCGGTTCACCCCAAGGCGATGCCGGTCCTCCTGACGACCCCTGAGGAGTGGCGCGCGTGGCTCGAAGCGCCAGCCGAGGAGGCGCTTCAGCTACAACGGCCCCTGCCGGATGAGATGATGACCGAGGTCGCTCGGGGCGAGCGGAAGGATGGAGGATAAAGATGAGGCTTCGAGAATGCTGGCGGCGGCTACTCACCAGCCTTCTCCCTCATTCCGAGGTCGAGCCGGTGTTCCCGGCTTCCGCGGTCGTAGGTGCAGGCAAGCCACCCTGCGCGGTGGCGATCTCTACAGCTTCCTGCGCATGAGGACCCACAGGGTGCTGGTGCCGTTCGAGATAGGTTTTCGCCGCCGCCAGCCGATCAAGGGCCGCGCTCGGCTTCCGGTACTGCTCCGCCATGAGATCTTCGGTCATGGCGAAGGCAAGCTCTTCCGCCAGTGCGGCTATGAGCGGAAGGGGGTCAGTGAGGGCAGGTTGCGCGATCATGATGCATCCTCGGTGCCCCATCTCAATTCTATTTAGGGCGATCTTCTCTTTCTCAAAGGGACAGATCCACACAGGCGGTCGCCTGAGCCGCCACTCATCGTGGGTAGCCGACGGCTGTCACCTCGCTGGTCATGCGGTAAGAGGCAATCGGCTGCTCTCGCTCAGTCGAGATCATGCAGTTTCGCGATCGCTGGCTCAGTTGGTACATCACGGGCTTTCGACCTCCGCCCCAACTGCTGCTCCCGCAGGAAGATGAAGAGACCGCTGGCAAAGATGATGCCGGCTCCAGCTATTGTGAGCGGACCAATCATCTCGCCAAAGAACATGTAGCCGAACAGCATGCCCCATAGGATCAACGTGTACTGATAGGGCACGACCGTCGTCGCAGGCGCCAGCCGGAGCGACTGGTTCACGCATAAATTTCCCAACAGCGATCCAACGCCCAGCAGCAGCATCAGCGCGAAGTCCGTGGGTCCGGTGGAGGTCCACCCATAGGCCAGCACCAGAACCGCACCGAAAATCAGCGACGACACCAGCTGGCCCGTCATCAGAACGGTGCCGGGAACAGCCGCTAGCTTGCGGGTGGTGATGAGGAACAGCGCGTAGAAGAAGCTGCCGGCGAGGGCGCACACCGCTCCCACGGACAACGATCCCGGTGAGGGATGGAGGGCAAGGGCGACCCCGCAGAAGCCCACCCCGATGGCGGCCCAGCGACGCCAGCCAACGCGCTCGCCTAGCAGCAGGGGAGAGAGAGCGGTCACATAGATTGGACCCGCCATGTAGTAGGTCATGACCTCAGCCAGGGGCAGCGTGCTGACGCCCCAGAAGAAGAGCGAGGCTTCGAGCGTCGAGAAGCCCGCTCTCACCAGCTGCAATCCGGGGCGCGGTGCATCGCGGAAGCCGCTGAGCCCGACCCGGTGAATGGCAGGCGCCATCACGCACAGGCCGGAGATGCTGCGGACCAGCATGAGCTGACCCACCGCGTAGGTGCCGAGCAGCCATTTGCCCATCGTGTCGTTCAACGCGAAGAACAGCACGCCGAGCAGCATCATCACGATGCCACCGATGGCGCCCACCGGCACGGCGGCACGCCCCACACTCACAGCCACGGTTTCCTACCCTTCGTCGTTTTGGAGCAGCGGGGGGCAATCAGAGTTCGGCGACCGATCCGCCCTGGTCGTGCGACCAATCGCGCCGCATCCCGCCGATCCGGTTACCCCCGGGATGCATTCCGGTGGCCGCGCCGACGCCATACCCGACCGAAGCCACCCACTCCACCGTGATGATTAGGGACGGCATCGGCGGACGATCTGGCCTTGATGTGCGTGCAACCGCGGCGAGCAGCGGGGCCATATCTCCGCCTGCCACATCCGTGTACCGCTCTCCCCAACCGCCACCGCCAGCCCTGTCCCAGCTGGTCCGATCTGAGAATGGCACCGATGAATTTGCCGCTCCGGCGAGTGTTTCCGCCCATCCTGCTCCCAACATTCGTAGCCGTGGTTGACGGTACCATCATCACGGCGGCGCTGCCGGCGATGGCGAGCGAGTTCGGCGACGTGGAGCGGGTCTCCTGGGTGGTCGCATCCTACTTGGTGGCCAGCACCGTGGCGGCACCCGTCTACGGTCGGCTGGGGGATGCTCTCGGGCGGCGACGCATGCTGCTGCTGGCCCTGGTGCTGTTCGTCACGGCGTCCGTGCTGTGCGCCTTGGCTCATAGCCTCCTGACGCTGGTTGGGGCGCGCATTCTGCAGGGCTTCGGCGGCGGAGGCTTGATGGTGCTGAGCCAGGCGGTGCTCGCCGAGAATGTCGCGCGCCATCAGCTCGGTCGAGCCCAAGGGTTCATGGCCGCCGTGATCGTGGCCTCCTCAACATTCGGTCCGGTGGCAGGCGGGGCGCTGACGCAGGCGTTCGGATGGCCTTCGGTCTTCCTGGTGAACCTGCCGCTCGGCCTGCTGGCTATGGTGCTTCTTGTGCGGCTACCCAGCCGCGAAGGCAGCGGCGAGCGCGGGAAGTTCGACTGGCCGGGCCTATTCCTGTTTGCCGGATCGGTGGTGCCGCTCCTGTTGGCGCTGGAACAGCTACAGAGCGTCGAACCTGCGACGCTGCTCGGGATCGGGATGTCCCTGGTCTGCCTCGTGCTGCTGTGGCGGCAGGAGCGGCGAGCGGCGCACCCGCTGTTCCCGCTGGACCTGCTGCGTCGCCCGGCCATGTGGCGAGCGAACGCCATGGCTGCCTGCTCCGGCGCGTTGCTGGTGAGCGAAGCGACGATCCTGCCGATCCACTTGCGAGCGGTGGACGGGGCTTCGGCAGGAGAGATCGGGCTGATGATGCTGCCTCTGACTGCGACGGTTGGGGTAGGATCGCTGATCACGGGGCGACTGGTCTCGCGTACTGGGCGTGTCGCCATTTTCCCCGCAGTGGGTCAGACCGCAGCCGCGCTGGGCTTGCTGCTCGTGGCGTTCGGGATGGGTCCGGTCGGGGCAGTGCTCGGCCCCTGGGGTCTCCCGGCGATGCTGGCGGTCGTGGCGGTGTTTCAGGGCTCGGCTATGCCGGTGGCTCAAATCACCATGCAGTCGCAGGCTCCACCCGCCATGCTGGGTGCTGCGTCTGCGTCCGTGCAACTGTCGCGGTCGGTTGGCTCGGCCATCGGCGTCACCATCGCGATGGGGGTGCTGTTCGTGGCGCTGGGTCGGAACGCCGCGATTGCTGATGTCTTCGCCGACGCCGTTCGACACGGTCCCGCCGCCCTGGCGAGCTTGCCAGAGGCGTCGCGCGGTTCAGCAATGACACACATTCAAAGCGGCTTCTCAGCCGCCTTCTCGACCATCGCACTCTTCGCTATAGCCAATGCAGTACTGGCGTGGACCCTGCCGGTGCGGCGGCTCTAAAGACAACTAGTGGAGCATGCTTCTGCTCACTCCGACCTGGCTAAAAGCTGGAGGATCATAACAACTCATCAGCGGCGAGCCTGGAATTAAACTAGAACTCTTTTGCTGCCTGACCCAGGCACAGCGTGTGAAACGTTTCTATAGCAACAGGGTAACCCGAGGTGCTTGATCCATCGAGAATTTTGCCATCCTCGAAAATTCGATAAGATCCAGAGACATCATCAGAGGCCTTTGCCAGCCCAGCAAATTCATATGTTCCGCCGTTAAAAATTGTAAATGAGCCTATCTTGCAGTTTCCAGCAAACTGATCGCTTAAGCGCGTTTCCAGCAAGGCGTCGTCTATACGTTTTCTTGAAATATTTTGAACATAATCGGTACAGTAGCCCTCGGCAAGGTACCGTCACGGGAGGTCTTACGCTCCACCTTCATCAATCACACGAGCACCCCGCGCCCAGCAAAGCGGCGGCGGTTTCGTACGTGCGCTGTCGGCGCGGCGCAGTGATGCAGCGACGCCCGGCAACAAAGCGCGCACTAATTAGTTGGTGGGGACTGTTACCGATGATGGCCAGACACGGATCTCGCTAGATGTATCATCACATAGCCAGCATTGCCCATCTCGCAAACTGCGCTAGCATGGTTCTGGCTTGGGCGCCGTGCAGCTAGGGGGACTATAATGATAAACAGAAAGATTGTCTTTGTGATTGGAGCGGGCTCAGGCTTTGACATCAACATGCCACTAGGCACGAAACTAGCCGAAAATATATCAAATTTGACGGCAGTTAAGAACGGCGCCTATGGCATGCCAGAGCCATGCGATCAGAAATTTTCTGATATGCTTCGATACTATGCTCATAATAACGATGATATGGAAGACCCGGATGTAATTGAAAAATACTATAAAATTTCTAGTGATATTAGTCTCGGGATCAATCTTGCTAAATCAATTGACGACTTTGTAAATACTCATCAGCAAAACAAAAATCTGGTCGCTGTGGCTAAGATAGCAATCGCAGAATGTATTCTTAAAGCAGAAAGAAATTGCTTGTTGTATAATGAGTTCAACGGAAGACAATTTGTCGATTTTTCTCAAACGAAGCGCACATGGTACAGTAGTTTGTTCTCTACCCTGACGCACGGCGTGCCATCTTCAAACATGGCAGACGCATTCAAGTACATAACGTTTATAAACTTCAATTATGATAGATGTCTGGAGTTCTTTCTAACAAATGCACTTCGGCAATATTTTTTATGCGACACTGAATATGCCAATAATGTAGTTAAAAATATAAAGATACTGCATCCATACGGACAAGTTGGCTTCTTGCCTGGCTCCGCAGGCACTAGGAATATTATAAAATTTGGAGGATGCGACGACTATCCTCAC
This is a stretch of genomic DNA from Methylobacterium sp. 17Sr1-1. It encodes these proteins:
- a CDS encoding DMT family transporter, which codes for MPVGAIGGIVMMLLGVLFFALNDTMGKWLLGTYAVGQLMLVRSISGLCVMAPAIHRVGLSGFRDAPRPGLQLVRAGFSTLEASLFFWGVSTLPLAEVMTYYMAGPIYVTALSPLLLGERVGWRRWAAIGVGFCGVALALHPSPGSLSVGAVCALAGSFFYALFLITTRKLAAVPGTVLMTGQLVSSLIFGAVLVLAYGWTSTGPTDFALMLLLGVGSLLGNLCVNQSLRLAPATTVVPYQYTLILWGMLFGYMFFGEMIGPLTIAGAGIIFASGLFIFLREQQLGRRSKARDVPTEPAIAKLHDLD
- a CDS encoding SIR2 family protein, encoding MINRKIVFVIGAGSGFDINMPLGTKLAENISNLTAVKNGAYGMPEPCDQKFSDMLRYYAHNNDDMEDPDVIEKYYKISSDISLGINLAKSIDDFVNTHQQNKNLVAVAKIAIAECILKAERNCLLYNEFNGRQFVDFSQTKRTWYSSLFSTLTHGVPSSNMADAFKYITFINFNYDRCLEFFLTNALRQYFLCDTEYANNVVKNIKILHPYGQVGFLPGSAGTRNIIKFGGCDDYPHSSVKAANEIITYTENIQDGNLRSDILEAISGAQSIVFLGFGFHDQNIKILTPPPSQIVFNKQIFATAMGISKPNAKVLMHNLRTMCLPPNSGAQSDNAIFLERELDCTGLLSDYDLVLK
- a CDS encoding MFS transporter → MNLPLRRVFPPILLPTFVAVVDGTIITAALPAMASEFGDVERVSWVVASYLVASTVAAPVYGRLGDALGRRRMLLLALVLFVTASVLCALAHSLLTLVGARILQGFGGGGLMVLSQAVLAENVARHQLGRAQGFMAAVIVASSTFGPVAGGALTQAFGWPSVFLVNLPLGLLAMVLLVRLPSREGSGERGKFDWPGLFLFAGSVVPLLLALEQLQSVEPATLLGIGMSLVCLVLLWRQERRAAHPLFPLDLLRRPAMWRANAMAACSGALLVSEATILPIHLRAVDGASAGEIGLMMLPLTATVGVGSLITGRLVSRTGRVAIFPAVGQTAAALGLLLVAFGMGPVGAVLGPWGLPAMLAVVAVFQGSAMPVAQITMQSQAPPAMLGAASASVQLSRSVGSAIGVTIAMGVLFVALGRNAAIADVFADAVRHGPAALASLPEASRGSAMTHIQSGFSAAFSTIALFAIANAVLAWTLPVRRL
- a CDS encoding SOS response-associated peptidase; amino-acid sequence: MCNLYSSSRSQDEIRRTFAVDRDETGNLPSLPGIFPDQMAPVIHASDGERVLTMMRWGFPPPPKLGTQPVTNVRNVASPYWRPWLKPAHRCLVPVTSFSEYADTKPRKTPVWFALDESRPLFAFAGIWRPWTGVRGPKRDEPVPEEHRLFSFLTTEANGIVGPVHPKAMPVLLTTPEEWRAWLEAPAEEALQLQRPLPDEMMTEVARGERKDGG